The segment TCGAGACTGCTGACCCCCGCACAGGTGTTGCGGACGATGGGCAGGAGCGCGTAGAGACACAGGGCGACGAGCGCCGGCACCCGGCCGATGCCGAACAGCGGGATCATGAAGGCCAGCAGCGCGAGCGCGGGGATCGTCTGCAGCACGCCGATCCCCATCAGCTCGATCTGGCCGAAGAGGCGGTGGCGGGCGGCGAGGAGTCCGAGCGGGAGCCCGAGGGCGACGGCCACGGCCAGTGAGGCGCCGACGAGGACCAGATGCTCGGCCGTCAGCGTCACGAGATCGCGGGCCAGGTGGCGGCGCGCCGTGCCGGCGCCCGCGACGTCGCGCTCGCCCAGAAACGCGGCAGCAGCCTGAGCAAACGTGCGCCGATCCAGCTCCACTTCGGCGTTGAGCCGGGCCATGGTGGCGTTGTCGATCCGTCCCCCGAGGCGCCGCTCGAGCGCGGCCCAGGTCCTGGGCAGGCGGTCGGCCAGGGACGCGCGCGCCAGCAGCACGGCCGCGTAGTCGGGGAAGAAGCGGCGGTCGTCGGCGAGCACGACGAGCTCGGCGCGCGCGAGCTGGCCGTCGGTCGAGAAGACGTCGATCACGTCCACCCGGCGACTGGTCAGCGCCGGGTAGGTGAGCGCGTGCTCCATGCCGCGAACGGCGGCCAGACGGAGGCCGTAGTGGCGCTGGAGACCCGGCCAGCCGTCGTCGCGGTCGAGGAAGCCGGGATCGAACGCGGCCGTCAAGCCCGGATGCCGGCCGAGATCGCTGATGGCCCGCAGGCCCAGCCGTGCCGCCGTGTCGCGGCGCACGGCCAGCGCGTACGTGTTGGCGAAGCCGAGCGGCTCGCTAATGACCAGGCCGCGCGGCCGCATCCGCGCGCGCAGCGCCGGCAGATCGGTCACCGATGGATCATTCAGGATGGCGCGGCTGATCGTGCCGGTGTATTCGAGGTAGACGTCGATATCGCCGCTGGCCAGCGCGCCGTAGACGATGCCCGTCCCGCCCAGCCCGAACCGGCGCTCCACCGGCGCTTCGCCGACCTGCTCGGCGATCCGTGCCGCGATCTCCGCGATGACGTAGCTCTCGGTGAACGACTTGGAGCCCACGCGGACCGGCGTCGCGCTACCCTCGGCGGTCCCGGCGAGCACCGCCATGGCGACGACGACCACCGCGGCCAGGCGGCCACACCCACGCCCCGACGCCATCGTGAGGCGGACAATTCGCCGGGTAGGGCCGGGCCGCTCCCCCCGGAACACGCTGCGTTGCAGCCCCCTGTGCCTGCCCCTCACGGGCCACGAGAGTACGGTCCCCTGCCACAGCGACACGCAGAAGCCACGGTTCCGGTGAGAGCGGCCCGGCCCCACCCTCCGCGTCAGGCGGAGGGACTTCCGACTCAGCATGCTAGAGCACCGCCGTCATGGCGGGCGGGGGAGCCTGCGCGCGCAGGAACTCGGCGACGTAGGGATCGGCCGGTCGTCGCGCGAGATCGCCGAAGGTGCCTTCCTGCACGACGCGGCCCTGGTTCAGCAGGGTGATGGTGGAGCCGAACACGAATGCCTCGCGCACGTCATGGGTGACGAGGAGCACGGTCTTCCGCAGCTCGCGAAAGACGCGCACGAGGTGGGCCTGGAGCTCCGCGCGCGAGATGGGATCGAGCGCGCCGAGCGGCTCGTCGAGCAGCAGCACGGGCGGGTCGAGCATGAGGGCGCGAATGAGGCCCGCGCGCTGGCGCTGGCCACCGCTGAGCTCGGCCGGGTAGTGGTCGAGCAGGCCTTGCTCGAGGCCGACGAGGTCGGCCAGCGAGGCCAGGCGCGCCGCCATGCGCGCCGGCGTCCAGCCCTCGGCGCGCGCGGGCAGCGTCGCGTTCTCCGCCGCCGTCATGTGCGGATAGAGCGCGGCCTCCTGCACGACGTAGCCCATGCTGCGGAGAGTATCGCGGCGCGTGTCTCTGGAGACGGCGACGCCGTCCACGAGGATCTCGCCGGCGTCCGGCGAGAGCAGTCCGAGCACGAGGCGGAGGATGGTGGATTTGCCGCACCCGCTCGAGCCGAGGAGGATCCGTGTCGTGCCGGCCTCGAGGGCCAGCGAGACGTGATCCACCGCCACGCGGGTACCGAACGTCTTGGTGACGTCGCGGAGAGCAATCATGCGCGCGGGGCGCCCGCCACGTCCTCGCGCGTGACCTCGACCATCGCGGGCTTCAGGCCAGGAACGCCCCGCGCTGGTAGTCCTCTACAGCCTGCGCGATCTCTTCGCGGGTGTTCATGACGAAGAGGCCATACCGCGCGACGGGCTCGCCCAGCGGGCGCGCTGCGAGCAGGAGAAACCGCCCTGGCGCCTCGCCGGTCGTGGCCGACAGCTCTGAGCCGTCGCTCAGGACGGCGAGCTTCCCTGCGGCCATCTCCTGCGCGGCGGCGCCACCGATCGCGACGCGGCCCTCATAGACGTATGCGAAGGCGTTGTGGCCGGGCGCCAGCGCCAGGGAGAACCGGGCGCGGGGCTCCATCCGAACGTCGAGATATGTCGGCTGGGTCCCGACGCCCTCTACCGGTCCACGAACGCCGCCCGTGTCACCGGCGATCACGCGGGCCCGCGCGCCGGTGGCCAGCGCCACCTCGGGGATCTTCTCTGGCGCGATATCCTGATAGCGCGGTGCGATCATCTTGTCCTTCGCCACCATGCCGCTAGCCTCTCACGCCTTTCGGGATCATGCTATCCGACGCCGAAGGCACGGCTCGAAGGCATCCTAGTCCGCCGCCGATCGCGGCGTCAAGGCGGGAGCCGGCGCGGAGCCGCTCGCGCGCGGTTGACGGGCCGTCCCGCCTCGTCTAGCGTCAGGTGGTGATGGCAACCCTGGGGTCTGGATCGCTCACGGCTTGGCGCCGCCAGGCCCTCCGGCGCATGACGGCGACTCGCCGCTCGACGCTGGCGTTCCTCGCGCGGCTGCCCGAGCGCGAGATCTTGCGGCCCCGCACCCTGGACCGCTGGTCCGTCAAGGACATGCTCGCGCATTTCCTGAGCTGCGACGAGGAGACCGTGCGCCGCTTCCGGCTCATCGAGCGGGGCCGGGGCGACCGCATCCACTGGTTCGAGAGCATGGCCGACGCCGATCGTTTCAACGCGCGGTCGGCCGCCCGGCTGCGCCGGCTCGGGGTTCGCCCGCTGCTCCGCCGGATGGCGAGGGTGCACGCCGATCTCGTGCGGTCGTTCGAACGCCTGCCCACGGACTCCCTGCGCGACCGCTCTCACGCGTATTCCGTGGTGGAGTGGCTTCCCGCGCCGGGCTGGAGTCACGAGCGAGATCACGTGAGCGAGATCCGGGAGTGGTGGCGCGGCTGCCGGGCAGCGCGAGCCCGCCGGCGGCGGGCTGACCGTCAGGTCTAGAGCAAGGCCACAATCACCTCGTCGGCAGCCGTGGCCGGCCCTCGCGCGGCCAGCGGCGAGCGTCCCCCGGGCTCTTCAGAGCATGAATCGGATGTCTGAGCCGTGCGTCGGATAGGCGAACAGCGTCTGCTTCAAGTCGCGCGCCGGAATTCCAAGGCGAATGGCGACGGCAAACACGTTGATCATCTCATCGGCGTGGGGACCGAGCAGGTGAGCGCCGATGATGCGGTCGGTCTGCTCCTCGATCAGCACCTTGAAGCCCGATGTGGTTTCCCCGACCCGGCGCGTGTTGAACCAGGCCGAACTGTCCTTCCAGCTCGTGCGAAAACGCCGCCCAGCGGCGCGTGCGGCCGCCTCGGTGAGCCCGGCCGACGCCAGCGGAGGGACGCTGAAGACGGCCGACGCGATACCCTGGTAGTTCGGCACCCGCCGGTTGCCCTCCAGCAGGTTCGTGACGAGCACCGCGACGTCGTGGTCGGCCTTGGGCGTGAGTGGCGGCCCGCTGGCGGCGGCGTCGCCGCCCGCGTACACGAGATGGTTCGACACGCTCTGCAGGAATTCGTTCACGGTGACGCCGCGCTTCTCGCGCTGGATGCCCGCCGTCTCGAGGGCCAGGTCGTCGATCTCGGGCACTCGGCCCGCGCTGTGGACGGCGATGTCCGCCTCGAAGCGGCAGTCCTGGCCGCGCTGAGCGCCATGCACGACGAGGCCGGCACCGAGCGCTTCGATGCCGAGGACCTCCGTGTCGACCTCCACGCGGATGCCGACTTCCCGGGTGCGCTTGACCAGCAGGTCGACGAGGTCCGGGTCAAAGCCCCCGAGGGGCCGGGCGCCTCGGTGCAGGATCGTCGCGCGCACCCCGGCACGGGCGGCGATATGGGCAAACTCGAACGCGATGTAGCCGCCCCCGACGAACACGATACGGGGCGGCAGCCGATCGAGGTTCAGGAACTCTTCGCTCGTCGCGAGCCGTTCGGCGCCGGGGAACGTGAGCGGCACCGGCATGGCACCCGCCGCGATGAGGACGCGCTGCCCGATCAGCCGGTCATCGCCGACCGCCAGCGACGCCGGGCCCACGAAACGAGCCCGACCATGGAACTGCTCGATGCCCATCTTCGCCCACGCCTGCTCGGTGCGCTGCGGCGTCGGATCGACCACTGAGCGCTTGAACCGCATCAGCGGGCCCCATTCGATCGTCAGCGTGCCGGCCGGCACGCCTTTGTCCGCGAGGCCGCGTGCGGCGTGAACCGACTCGGCCGCGCTGACCAGCATCTTCTTCGGAACGCAGCCCCGGAGCGCGCACGTGCCCCCGAACGGCCGTGAGTCCACCACCGCCACGGTCCAGCCCGCTTCGCGGCACCGCGACGCCACCGCCGACGTCACCCCTGTTCCGACGACCACGAGATCGTAGCGATGGTCCATGCCGTCCGTGAGTCACGTCGGGGTTCACGCCACCTTCGGCATGTTCTGTTCGATCCACTCCCTCGCCATCCGGACGCCATGGGTCTCGGCATCCGCCTCGCTGTCGAACCGCTGGTCCTGTACCGGCAGGTCGATGTTCAGTTGGGCGGTCCCGGTGGAGTGCCTGACGGTGGCCACTACCGCCCACTTGCCATCCTTCATCTGCTCCGTCGCAATGGCGATGTCGCAGTTCCTGTAGGCCTGGAACGTCTTGCGCTGAACCATGACGTCACCTCCGATGGCGAGCCGCCTGAGCTTTCTTGATGTTATCCCGGCGCGCCCGTCGTTGAGCTGGCGTCGGCTTGGCATCCTCGGGGACGTTCGGCCGCGGCTTGGCCTCGAACCTGTCGCCCCGCAGATGCGCCGGCTTCGAGCCGAGCCCTTCGAGAACTGTCCTGGCATCCCGTGTATCCGGGATGAGCCCACCGTCCTTGATGTGGGCGTCCTCTTTGGCAACCAGCCACTTGACCGTGGCCCAGGAGCCGCTCGACCGCTTGCCGGCCACTCGCTGGATGTGTCCACGCGTGCCCACATCCTGATTTCGGAAGGCGATGAACTCTCCTTTCGGTCGGACTTCAATATGGTAGTAAGCTCCCCTGCCGGTGCTCCCGGGCTTCTTGCGTGTACGGCCCTCAGGCTGTGCGATGGAGCGCTGGCGGGTGGTCATCGTCCGCCACCGTGCCTGAGCCTTCTTGATATTCTGCTTGGCGATGTCACGCTGTCGAACAGTTGCCATAGACACCTCGTTGCTCGTGGCCTTCATAGATCGAGCAGGGGCAGGCCGGTCTTTGGGTCCGTCCGGCGCTGTAGGCGGCGGGACAATTCCACGAGCACCACCTCGAGCGTGGGCCGGACATGGGCGCGCAGGAGATGCCCGCCATGCGCCGTCCCGTCCCGCTTTCCCACCACCGCGTGGGCATGGACTTTCGGCTTTCCCTCGTGCAGCGCGACGTTGCCGGCCAGCGCCAGCACTTCCACCTGCTCGGGGATCGCGATCTTGTCGTAGGCCTTGCGCTTGAGGTCGAAGAACCCGAGCACGGCCTCGCGGAACGCACCGATCGCCGTGAAGTGCGCGCCGGTCACGCCGTGCTCCTGGGCGAACGCCTGCAGCCCCGACATGACCTCTTCGCCATCGTCGAAGACCAGCGCGAAGGTCGTTTCCGGGCCGTCCTGGATCGCCTTCGCGTTCATGTCCCTAGAAGCGCGCGGGCGTGTGCCCCGCCCTGCTATCCTTGTGGCGCTGCTCGACGACCTCCCAGCACACGTTGTCGAGAAACGCCTTGATGTACTCGTCCCGGCCGCCCGCGCCATAGTCCACCATCCAGGCATGTTCGAACACGTCGAGGACGAGGATCGGGTGGCATCCGGCGGGGTGGTTCAGCTCGTGATCGCCGATCCACCAGTTGAACAGGCGGTTGCCCATCGGGTCCCGGTAGAGGATGGCCCAGCCGACGCCCCGCATGGCGCCGGTCTTGGCGAAGTCCTGCCGCCAGACCTCGACCCGTCCCCACGACTCCACCAGCTCGCTGGCCAGGCCGCTCTGGGCGCTCAGCTGCGAGCCCGGGGCGAGGCTCCCGAAGTAGTACTCGTGGAGCGCCATGCCGTTGAACTCGAAGCCGGCGCGGCGCTTCAGCTCGGCCCACGAGCGCGAGCCGATTTCGGCGCGCTCCAGGTCCTCGATGAGACCGTTGACGTTCTTGACATAGCCCTCGTAGAGCGCCCAGTGCTGGCGGATCTGCTCATCCGAGATGCCCTGGAGGGCCTTCGGCTTGATTCGGTCCTGCACCCTATAGCTCATGGTCCCTCCCTCGTGTGCGGGCCTCCGGTCATATGGGTCGCCGACCCTGGCCGTCACGGCTCACGGCCTTGCGCCAGCCTGGGCGGTGAGCAGCGGGGAGGGGACCCCCGTTGCCGTCGGGCTGGCGCCCTACCTACTTGGCCGGCGATTCCCCACCCCGCTGATGGCGCTCCGACTCCTCGTCGAGCTGCACGGGCCGACCGGCGCCGGCCTCCTTGTCGCTCCGCTCGCCGTCGTCCGGCATCGGCTGACCCTGGCCCTTCTTCTCGGGGTCGTGCCCGCCCTCGTGAGGCCCCGGCCGCTCCTGCGACTGCTTCCCCTGCTGGGATCGCTTTCCCTGCCTGCCGTGCTTGTTCCTGTCGCGCTCCTGGTCGACACCGGGCTTCTGATCCATCACAGTCTCCTCCTCTGCTCTCGCCGCACCGGCTCCACGACAGCACTGGGCCGGCCGCGCAGCTGAAAGGGCTGGTGCAACTGCCATCTCACCAGGGAGCAAGGCAGGTGCCACGCCCACGAGCGGCCGGAGCGCGCGTAATTCAGCGAAAACTCCGACTGTTGGGGGGACCGACGCGTGCAGACCGCGTAAGAACTGGCCGTAAGACTTATACGGTCAACCCTCACCCCGACCCTCTCACTGGAACGGAAGGGGACCGGATCCCTTTCCCTCGGAAGGGGAAGAAGGCAGGGTGACGGGGATCCGATTACCAGGGACGGATCAGCCGGTCCACCGAGAACCGGCCCGCTCCTCCCACGAGCACCGCCAGCGCCATGCCGATCAGCGCCAGATTGAACTCGAAGCCGGGACCCTTGCCCGGCTGGCCGGACTGGAGGAAGAAGCCGTTCTTCCAGTGCACCGTGGCGATGGCTACCAGCATGACGATGACGAGACCGAGGGCGGCCGGGCGGGCGAGGAAGCCCACCAGTACGGCCAGCCCGCCGAAGCACTCGGTGAACGCGGCGATCACCGTCGCCCCAGCCGGAATGCCCAATGACTGCTTGAAGTACCCGATCGTGCCCTTCAGCCCGCCGCCGCCGAACCAGCCGAAGACCTTCTGGGCGCCGTGGGCGAAGAAGATGATGCCGAGCACGACTCGGACGATGAGCAACGACCACGACGGGTAGGAGCCGAGGATCATCTCCATGAAGGCCTCCCAGCAGGACCCGGCGAGTCACCGGGCAGCGCGGATCTTGCCCTTGGGGGGGCGGATCGCTTCCTGCCCGCTCTCGAGACCGGCGCTGATCTGCTCCTTCGCTGTGTCGAGCGCGCTCTCGGTCACCTCCTGGACGGTGCGGAGCCGGTCAGCCGCCTTGATCCTGAGATGGCGGGTTCTCCGGTCCGCGTACGTGCGTATATCCTCCCCCCAGATCCACACTGCCAGACTGCCTGCGATCAGGCCCACCATGAAGCGAAGCATGTGACTCCTCCTTGTGAGGGCACCTGAGTTCACGGTGCCGGCATTCGATGAGACTGGGCCCAGCAAGAGAAGTGCCACGCCTCGCGCGTGACGGAACCTGGGGCCCGAGGCCCGCTGCAGGGCTTGCTGGACAATGCCAGGGAGGCGCTTCGCCGATGGAGCACTGAAAGAGCTACCGCCTTACCAGGTAAGAACTTCTGGTCCCTCGCGAGGCGCGTGGGGCGGGTCGTCCCGATACTGCAGGAAACGGTTGATTTTCCAACCATGCCGACGACATGGCTGCCCCCGGCATGACCGATGCAACTTTCTTGATGCGTGATGCTGAGGTCGAAAGCATGGGAACGCCATGACGGAGGGATGCCATGACTGACAGCATACGGGACGTGATGACCCCGAACCCGCTGACCATGCCCGCCAGCGCGTCGGTGATGGAGGCCGCGCAACTGATGCGGGGGAGCGATATCGGCGACGTGATCGTGGTGGAGGGCAACCGGCTCGTCGGCATCCTGACCGACCGTGACATTGTGGTGCGCGCGCTGGCCGAAGGCGCCGATCCGCACGCCACGGCGGTGGGCGACATCTGCAGCCGGGTGCTCTCGACGGTCCGACCGACCGAAAGCGTCGGATCCGCCGTGCGGCTGATGCGGGAGAAGGCCATCCGACGCTTGCCGGTGGTGGAGGAAACCGGACAGGTGGTCGGGATCGTCTCCATCGGAGATGTGGCGGTCGAGCGGGACCGCCGTTCGGTGCTTGCCGACATCAGCGCTGCGCCCCCGAACGTGTAACCGAAACGTGTAACCGATTGGAGGACTTCGTATGGCACGCTGTGACGTGTGCGGCAACGACTACGACCAGGCGATGGAGATCCGACTCCGGGGCATGACCGGCACCTACGACTGCTTCGAGTGCGCGATCCACGCGATGTCCCCGGCCTGCGAGCACTGCGGATGCCGGGTCATCGGCCACGGGGTGGCGGCGAAGGGGAAGATCTTTTGCTGTGCCCACTGCGCGGAGCAGGTCGGCGCCCACCCGATCCACGCCTGACCACGTGTGGGGCCATCGAATGTCGTCGGCTGTCGAGTTCCGAGCGCTCACCAAGTGGCTGACCAAGTGAACGGCCAGAATCACGATGCCGGGTGCTCCACGAGGCTGGGCGACAGGTGTTTCTTACACGGTAGCTCCTTCCGTTCTCGATCGCGTGCCGCGGGGCCAGGGGTGGCCGCTCACTGTATTTCCGACTGCTTAGCTCAGGTGCCTCTCGGGCTGCGGACTGGCACGGCCCTGGCAACTTGTGCGGCATCGACGGCAGCACGCAGCGCGGGAGGGGAGAACAGGCCATGGTGGCCGCAGGAGCGGAAAAGAAGCGTCCGGACCCGGTGGGACCGGACGCATAGAGAGCTGGAGGCCGCGGGGAGCG is part of the Candidatus Rokuibacteriota bacterium genome and harbors:
- a CDS encoding NAD(P)/FAD-dependent oxidoreductase, whose amino-acid sequence is MDHRYDLVVVGTGVTSAVASRCREAGWTVAVVDSRPFGGTCALRGCVPKKMLVSAAESVHAARGLADKGVPAGTLTIEWGPLMRFKRSVVDPTPQRTEQAWAKMGIEQFHGRARFVGPASLAVGDDRLIGQRVLIAAGAMPVPLTFPGAERLATSEEFLNLDRLPPRIVFVGGGYIAFEFAHIAARAGVRATILHRGARPLGGFDPDLVDLLVKRTREVGIRVEVDTEVLGIEALGAGLVVHGAQRGQDCRFEADIAVHSAGRVPEIDDLALETAGIQREKRGVTVNEFLQSVSNHLVYAGGDAAASGPPLTPKADHDVAVLVTNLLEGNRRVPNYQGIASAVFSVPPLASAGLTEAAARAAGRRFRTSWKDSSAWFNTRRVGETTSGFKVLIEEQTDRIIGAHLLGPHADEMINVFAVAIRLGIPARDLKQTLFAYPTHGSDIRFML
- a CDS encoding pirin family protein, which codes for MVAKDKMIAPRYQDIAPEKIPEVALATGARARVIAGDTGGVRGPVEGVGTQPTYLDVRMEPRARFSLALAPGHNAFAYVYEGRVAIGGAAAQEMAAGKLAVLSDGSELSATTGEAPGRFLLLAARPLGEPVARYGLFVMNTREEIAQAVEDYQRGAFLA
- a CDS encoding DinB family protein, which codes for MTATRRSTLAFLARLPEREILRPRTLDRWSVKDMLAHFLSCDEETVRRFRLIERGRGDRIHWFESMADADRFNARSAARLRRLGVRPLLRRMARVHADLVRSFERLPTDSLRDRSHAYSVVEWLPAPGWSHERDHVSEIREWWRGCRAARARRRRADRQV
- a CDS encoding superoxide dismutase, whose amino-acid sequence is MSYRVQDRIKPKALQGISDEQIRQHWALYEGYVKNVNGLIEDLERAEIGSRSWAELKRRAGFEFNGMALHEYYFGSLAPGSQLSAQSGLASELVESWGRVEVWRQDFAKTGAMRGVGWAILYRDPMGNRLFNWWIGDHELNHPAGCHPILVLDVFEHAWMVDYGAGGRDEYIKAFLDNVCWEVVEQRHKDSRAGHTPARF
- a CDS encoding DoxX family protein, which codes for MEMILGSYPSWSLLIVRVVLGIIFFAHGAQKVFGWFGGGGLKGTIGYFKQSLGIPAGATVIAAFTECFGGLAVLVGFLARPAALGLVIVMLVAIATVHWKNGFFLQSGQPGKGPGFEFNLALIGMALAVLVGGAGRFSVDRLIRPW
- a CDS encoding DNA-binding protein; its protein translation is MNAKAIQDGPETTFALVFDDGEEVMSGLQAFAQEHGVTGAHFTAIGAFREAVLGFFDLKRKAYDKIAIPEQVEVLALAGNVALHEGKPKVHAHAVVGKRDGTAHGGHLLRAHVRPTLEVVLVELSRRLQRRTDPKTGLPLLDL
- a CDS encoding ABC transporter permease subunit, yielding MAVLAGTAEGSATPVRVGSKSFTESYVIAEIAARIAEQVGEAPVERRFGLGGTGIVYGALASGDIDVYLEYTGTISRAILNDPSVTDLPALRARMRPRGLVISEPLGFANTYALAVRRDTAARLGLRAISDLGRHPGLTAAFDPGFLDRDDGWPGLQRHYGLRLAAVRGMEHALTYPALTSRRVDVIDVFSTDGQLARAELVVLADDRRFFPDYAAVLLARASLADRLPRTWAALERRLGGRIDNATMARLNAEVELDRRTFAQAAAAFLGERDVAGAGTARRHLARDLVTLTAEHLVLVGASLAVAVALGLPLGLLAARHRLFGQIELMGIGVLQTIPALALLAFMIPLFGIGRVPALVALCLYALLPIVRNTCAGVSSLDRQLLDMAAVMRLNGWQRLAWIELPLAAVTIMAGIKTAAVLTVGTATLAAFIGGGGYGTLIVTGLALNDVPTILAGAVPAALMALAIHVAFEALDRLVVPRPLRGSPGTAR
- a CDS encoding CBS domain-containing protein; translation: MTDSIRDVMTPNPLTMPASASVMEAAQLMRGSDIGDVIVVEGNRLVGILTDRDIVVRALAEGADPHATAVGDICSRVLSTVRPTESVGSAVRLMREKAIRRLPVVEETGQVVGIVSIGDVAVERDRRSVLADISAAPPNV
- a CDS encoding ATP-binding cassette domain-containing protein, encoding MIALRDVTKTFGTRVAVDHVSLALEAGTTRILLGSSGCGKSTILRLVLGLLSPDAGEILVDGVAVSRDTRRDTLRSMGYVVQEAALYPHMTAAENATLPARAEGWTPARMAARLASLADLVGLEQGLLDHYPAELSGGQRQRAGLIRALMLDPPVLLLDEPLGALDPISRAELQAHLVRVFRELRKTVLLVTHDVREAFVFGSTITLLNQGRVVQEGTFGDLARRPADPYVAEFLRAQAPPPAMTAVL